From Corvus cornix cornix isolate S_Up_H32 chromosome 1A, ASM73873v5, whole genome shotgun sequence, a single genomic window includes:
- the NET1 gene encoding neuroepithelial cell-transforming gene 1 protein isoform X3: MVAHDELGGLLPIKRTIRVIDAQNQHFREQEEPSTKRVRPLARVTSLANLISPVRNGAVRRFGQTIQSFALRSDSKSPGCAQKSCSRSAAPTPPKRRNSVLWSEMLDVNMKESLSTKEIKRQEAIYEMSRGEQDLIEDLKLARKAYHDPMLKLSIMSEEELTHIFGDLDSYIPLHEDLLASLGEATKPDGTVEQIGPILVKWLPRLHAYKGYCSNQLAAKALLDQKKQDRRVQDFLQRCLESPFSRKLDLWSFLDIPRSRLVKYPLLLKEILRHTPKDHPDIHILEEAISIIQGVLSDINLKKGESECQYYIDKLEYLDEKQKDPRIEGSKALLCHGELKNKNGHKLYVFLFQDILVLTRPVSRNERQAFQVYRQPIPVQELLLEDLQDGDVKMGGSFRGAFGNSDKAKNIFRVRFQDPSLGQSHTLQANDVFHKQQWVNCIRTAIAPFQRNIPASELKELPELSEESEENNPSVPNIPAQKRRSGISEMELDESAAECGSVLDSEEAKGVKSHRTSSGHRKSREKQLSGKRKETLV; the protein is encoded by the exons ATGGTGGCGCACGACGAGCTCGGCGGGCTGCTGCCCATCAAAAGGACTATCCGGGTCATCGACGCGCAGAACCAGCACttcagggagcaggag gaGCCAAGCACTAAACGGGTCCGGCCTTTAGCACGAGTCACCTCCCTGGCAAACCTGATCTCTCCTGTCAGAAATGGGGCAGTTCGGCGCTTTGGGCAGACAATCCAG TCATTTGCCCTTCGCAGTGACAGCAAAtcccctggctgtgcccagaaGTCTTGCAGCAGATCTGCTGCTCCTACTCCCCCCAAGAGAAGGAACAGTGTCCTTTGGTCTGAAATGTTGGATGTCAACATGAAAGAATCCCTGAGCACGAAAGAAATCAAGCGCCAGGAG GCCATATATGAAATGTCCAGGGGAGAGCAGGACCTCATTGAAGACCTGAAGCTGGCCAGAAAG GCCTACCACGATCCCATGCTGAAACTCTCCATCATGTCTGAGGAGGAGCTCACCCACATCTTTGGGGACTTGGATTCCTACATTCCTCTGCACGAAG ACTTACTGGCAAGTTTGGGAGAAGCAACGAAACCAGATGGAACAGTGGAGCAGATTGGGCCCATCCTTGTGAAGTGG CTACCAAGACTCCACGCCTACAAAGGCTACTGCAGTAATCAGCTGGCAGCCAAAGCACTCCTGGATCAGAAGAAGCAGGACAGGAGAGTCCAGGATTTCCTGCAGCGCTGCCTGGAGTCTCCCTTCAGCCGCAAGCTGGACCTCTGGAGCTTCCTGGACATCCCTCGGAGCCGCCTGGTCAAATACCCCCTGCTCCTCAAGGAGATCCTGAGGCACACTCCCAAAGACCATCCCGATATCCACATTCTGGAAGAAGCC atATCCATAATCCAAGGAGTCCTCTCTGATATCAACCTGAAGAAGGGCGAGTCCGAGTGCCAGTATTACATTGACAAGCTGGAATACCTGGATGAGAAGCAGAAGGATCCAAGGATTGAAGGCAGCAAAGCTTTGCTGTGCCACGGGGagctgaagaataaaaatggaCAT AAGCTCTACGTCTTCCTCTTCCAAGACATCCTGGTGCTGACACGGCCGGTGAGCCGGAACGAGCGCCAGGCATTCCAGGTGTACCGCCAGCCCATCCCtgtccaggagctgctccttgaAGACCTCCAGGATGGAGATGTCAAAATGGGAGGCTCCTTCCGAGGAGCTTTTGGAAATTCTGATAAAG CCAAAAACATTTTCCGAGTCCGTTTCCAAGATCCCAGCCTGGGCCAGTCCCACACGCTGCAGGCCAACGATGTCTTCCACAAGCAGCAGTGGGTGAACTGCATCCGCACCGCCATCGCCCCATTCCAGAGGAACATTCCCGCCTCCGAGCTCAAGGAGCTGCCGGAGCTGAGCGAGGAGTCGGAGGAGAACAACCCCTCCGTgcccaacatcccagcccagaAGCGCCGGTCGGGAATATCCGAGATGGAGCTGGATGAGAGCGCGGCCGAGTGCGGCTCCGTCCTGGACTCGGAAGAAGCCAAAGGGGTGAAATCCCACAGAACCTCATCCGGGCACAGAAAATCCAGGGAGAAGCAGCTCAGTGGGAAGCGGAAAGAAACACTGGTGTAA
- the NET1 gene encoding neuroepithelial cell-transforming gene 1 protein isoform X1, whose protein sequence is MEAELLGQKPPGRRRSRASISPPAGGTPGVAASCSRYPLRRGSSFTFLTPGPHWDFTLKRKRREKDDDVVSLNSLDFKEPSTKRVRPLARVTSLANLISPVRNGAVRRFGQTIQSFALRSDSKSPGCAQKSCSRSAAPTPPKRRNSVLWSEMLDVNMKESLSTKEIKRQEAIYEMSRGEQDLIEDLKLARKAYHDPMLKLSIMSEEELTHIFGDLDSYIPLHEDLLASLGEATKPDGTVEQIGPILVKWLPRLHAYKGYCSNQLAAKALLDQKKQDRRVQDFLQRCLESPFSRKLDLWSFLDIPRSRLVKYPLLLKEILRHTPKDHPDIHILEEAISIIQGVLSDINLKKGESECQYYIDKLEYLDEKQKDPRIEGSKALLCHGELKNKNGHKLYVFLFQDILVLTRPVSRNERQAFQVYRQPIPVQELLLEDLQDGDVKMGGSFRGAFGNSDKAKNIFRVRFQDPSLGQSHTLQANDVFHKQQWVNCIRTAIAPFQRNIPASELKELPELSEESEENNPSVPNIPAQKRRSGISEMELDESAAECGSVLDSEEAKGVKSHRTSSGHRKSREKQLSGKRKETLV, encoded by the exons GTACCCTCTGAGACGGGGCAGCTCCTTCACATTCCTGACTCCAGGCCCACACTGGGATTTCACCCTG AAGAGGAAGCGCCGAGAGAAGGACGATGACGTCGTCAGCCTGAACAGCCTCGACTTTAAG gaGCCAAGCACTAAACGGGTCCGGCCTTTAGCACGAGTCACCTCCCTGGCAAACCTGATCTCTCCTGTCAGAAATGGGGCAGTTCGGCGCTTTGGGCAGACAATCCAG TCATTTGCCCTTCGCAGTGACAGCAAAtcccctggctgtgcccagaaGTCTTGCAGCAGATCTGCTGCTCCTACTCCCCCCAAGAGAAGGAACAGTGTCCTTTGGTCTGAAATGTTGGATGTCAACATGAAAGAATCCCTGAGCACGAAAGAAATCAAGCGCCAGGAG GCCATATATGAAATGTCCAGGGGAGAGCAGGACCTCATTGAAGACCTGAAGCTGGCCAGAAAG GCCTACCACGATCCCATGCTGAAACTCTCCATCATGTCTGAGGAGGAGCTCACCCACATCTTTGGGGACTTGGATTCCTACATTCCTCTGCACGAAG ACTTACTGGCAAGTTTGGGAGAAGCAACGAAACCAGATGGAACAGTGGAGCAGATTGGGCCCATCCTTGTGAAGTGG CTACCAAGACTCCACGCCTACAAAGGCTACTGCAGTAATCAGCTGGCAGCCAAAGCACTCCTGGATCAGAAGAAGCAGGACAGGAGAGTCCAGGATTTCCTGCAGCGCTGCCTGGAGTCTCCCTTCAGCCGCAAGCTGGACCTCTGGAGCTTCCTGGACATCCCTCGGAGCCGCCTGGTCAAATACCCCCTGCTCCTCAAGGAGATCCTGAGGCACACTCCCAAAGACCATCCCGATATCCACATTCTGGAAGAAGCC atATCCATAATCCAAGGAGTCCTCTCTGATATCAACCTGAAGAAGGGCGAGTCCGAGTGCCAGTATTACATTGACAAGCTGGAATACCTGGATGAGAAGCAGAAGGATCCAAGGATTGAAGGCAGCAAAGCTTTGCTGTGCCACGGGGagctgaagaataaaaatggaCAT AAGCTCTACGTCTTCCTCTTCCAAGACATCCTGGTGCTGACACGGCCGGTGAGCCGGAACGAGCGCCAGGCATTCCAGGTGTACCGCCAGCCCATCCCtgtccaggagctgctccttgaAGACCTCCAGGATGGAGATGTCAAAATGGGAGGCTCCTTCCGAGGAGCTTTTGGAAATTCTGATAAAG CCAAAAACATTTTCCGAGTCCGTTTCCAAGATCCCAGCCTGGGCCAGTCCCACACGCTGCAGGCCAACGATGTCTTCCACAAGCAGCAGTGGGTGAACTGCATCCGCACCGCCATCGCCCCATTCCAGAGGAACATTCCCGCCTCCGAGCTCAAGGAGCTGCCGGAGCTGAGCGAGGAGTCGGAGGAGAACAACCCCTCCGTgcccaacatcccagcccagaAGCGCCGGTCGGGAATATCCGAGATGGAGCTGGATGAGAGCGCGGCCGAGTGCGGCTCCGTCCTGGACTCGGAAGAAGCCAAAGGGGTGAAATCCCACAGAACCTCATCCGGGCACAGAAAATCCAGGGAGAAGCAGCTCAGTGGGAAGCGGAAAGAAACACTGGTGTAA
- the LOC104695950 gene encoding calmodulin, striated muscle encodes MAERLSEEKIAEFKEAFSLFDRDGDGCITTKELGTVMRSLGQNPTEAELQDMVGEVDADGSGTIDFPEFLSLMARKMRDTDSEEEIREAFRVFDKDGNGYISAAELRHVMTNLGEKLTDEEVDEMIKEADCNNDGQVNYEEFVRMMTEK; translated from the coding sequence ATGGCCGAGCGGCTGTCGGAGGAGAAAATCGCGGAATTCAAGGAAGCGTTTTCCCTCTTCGACCGCGACGGGGACGGCTGCATCACCACCAAGGAGCTGGGCACCGTCATGCGCTCGCTGGGCCAGAACCCCACCGAGGCCGAGCTGCAGGACATGGTGGGCGAGGTGGACGCCGACGGCAGCGGCACCATCGACTTCCCGGAGTTCCTGTCGCTGATGGCCAGGAAGATGAGGGACACGGACAGCGAGGAGGAGATCCGGGAGGCTTTCCGGGTTTTTGATAAGGATGGGAACGGCTACATCAGCGCGGCCGAGCTGCGGCACGTCATGACCAACCTGGGGGAGAAGCTGACGGACGAGGAGGTGGACGAGATGATCAAGGAGGCCGACTGCAACAACGACGGGCAGGTCAACTACGAGGAGTTCGTGAGGATGATGACGGAGAAGTGA
- the NET1 gene encoding neuroepithelial cell-transforming gene 1 protein isoform X2, with protein MTPGKPPAQFLAGISWEAPRLPCQRYPLRRGSSFTFLTPGPHWDFTLKRKRREKDDDVVSLNSLDFKEPSTKRVRPLARVTSLANLISPVRNGAVRRFGQTIQSFALRSDSKSPGCAQKSCSRSAAPTPPKRRNSVLWSEMLDVNMKESLSTKEIKRQEAIYEMSRGEQDLIEDLKLARKAYHDPMLKLSIMSEEELTHIFGDLDSYIPLHEDLLASLGEATKPDGTVEQIGPILVKWLPRLHAYKGYCSNQLAAKALLDQKKQDRRVQDFLQRCLESPFSRKLDLWSFLDIPRSRLVKYPLLLKEILRHTPKDHPDIHILEEAISIIQGVLSDINLKKGESECQYYIDKLEYLDEKQKDPRIEGSKALLCHGELKNKNGHKLYVFLFQDILVLTRPVSRNERQAFQVYRQPIPVQELLLEDLQDGDVKMGGSFRGAFGNSDKAKNIFRVRFQDPSLGQSHTLQANDVFHKQQWVNCIRTAIAPFQRNIPASELKELPELSEESEENNPSVPNIPAQKRRSGISEMELDESAAECGSVLDSEEAKGVKSHRTSSGHRKSREKQLSGKRKETLV; from the exons ATGACTCCAGGAAAGCCCCCAGCTCAATTCCTGGCTGGAATTTCATGGGAAGCTCCAAGGCTGCCTTGTCAAAG GTACCCTCTGAGACGGGGCAGCTCCTTCACATTCCTGACTCCAGGCCCACACTGGGATTTCACCCTG AAGAGGAAGCGCCGAGAGAAGGACGATGACGTCGTCAGCCTGAACAGCCTCGACTTTAAG gaGCCAAGCACTAAACGGGTCCGGCCTTTAGCACGAGTCACCTCCCTGGCAAACCTGATCTCTCCTGTCAGAAATGGGGCAGTTCGGCGCTTTGGGCAGACAATCCAG TCATTTGCCCTTCGCAGTGACAGCAAAtcccctggctgtgcccagaaGTCTTGCAGCAGATCTGCTGCTCCTACTCCCCCCAAGAGAAGGAACAGTGTCCTTTGGTCTGAAATGTTGGATGTCAACATGAAAGAATCCCTGAGCACGAAAGAAATCAAGCGCCAGGAG GCCATATATGAAATGTCCAGGGGAGAGCAGGACCTCATTGAAGACCTGAAGCTGGCCAGAAAG GCCTACCACGATCCCATGCTGAAACTCTCCATCATGTCTGAGGAGGAGCTCACCCACATCTTTGGGGACTTGGATTCCTACATTCCTCTGCACGAAG ACTTACTGGCAAGTTTGGGAGAAGCAACGAAACCAGATGGAACAGTGGAGCAGATTGGGCCCATCCTTGTGAAGTGG CTACCAAGACTCCACGCCTACAAAGGCTACTGCAGTAATCAGCTGGCAGCCAAAGCACTCCTGGATCAGAAGAAGCAGGACAGGAGAGTCCAGGATTTCCTGCAGCGCTGCCTGGAGTCTCCCTTCAGCCGCAAGCTGGACCTCTGGAGCTTCCTGGACATCCCTCGGAGCCGCCTGGTCAAATACCCCCTGCTCCTCAAGGAGATCCTGAGGCACACTCCCAAAGACCATCCCGATATCCACATTCTGGAAGAAGCC atATCCATAATCCAAGGAGTCCTCTCTGATATCAACCTGAAGAAGGGCGAGTCCGAGTGCCAGTATTACATTGACAAGCTGGAATACCTGGATGAGAAGCAGAAGGATCCAAGGATTGAAGGCAGCAAAGCTTTGCTGTGCCACGGGGagctgaagaataaaaatggaCAT AAGCTCTACGTCTTCCTCTTCCAAGACATCCTGGTGCTGACACGGCCGGTGAGCCGGAACGAGCGCCAGGCATTCCAGGTGTACCGCCAGCCCATCCCtgtccaggagctgctccttgaAGACCTCCAGGATGGAGATGTCAAAATGGGAGGCTCCTTCCGAGGAGCTTTTGGAAATTCTGATAAAG CCAAAAACATTTTCCGAGTCCGTTTCCAAGATCCCAGCCTGGGCCAGTCCCACACGCTGCAGGCCAACGATGTCTTCCACAAGCAGCAGTGGGTGAACTGCATCCGCACCGCCATCGCCCCATTCCAGAGGAACATTCCCGCCTCCGAGCTCAAGGAGCTGCCGGAGCTGAGCGAGGAGTCGGAGGAGAACAACCCCTCCGTgcccaacatcccagcccagaAGCGCCGGTCGGGAATATCCGAGATGGAGCTGGATGAGAGCGCGGCCGAGTGCGGCTCCGTCCTGGACTCGGAAGAAGCCAAAGGGGTGAAATCCCACAGAACCTCATCCGGGCACAGAAAATCCAGGGAGAAGCAGCTCAGTGGGAAGCGGAAAGAAACACTGGTGTAA